A genomic segment from Anaeromyxobacter sp. encodes:
- a CDS encoding alpha-ketoacid dehydrogenase subunit beta, with product MPVMNVIQAVNDALRLEMRRDPSVVVLGEDVGRFGGVFRATAGLQQEFGEGRVIDTPLAEGGIIGAAVGMALYGLRPVPEIQFADFIYPAFDQIVNEVAKYRYRSGGQYPCPITIRTPYGGGIKGGHYHSQSPEALFIQVPGLKVVCPATPRDAKGLLTAAIRDPDPVLFLEPKRVYRAAKGEVPEGELVLPLGQAAVTRPGGQVTLIAWGAMWHEADQAAREAEAEGIDCEVLDLRSLQPLDLEAIVASVRKTGRAVVVHEAPLTCGFGAELSALIQERCFLSLEAPVARVTGWDTPFPYTLENEYLPRAPRILKALRETVAY from the coding sequence ATGCCGGTGATGAACGTCATCCAGGCGGTCAACGACGCCCTCCGGCTGGAGATGCGGCGGGACCCCTCGGTGGTGGTGCTGGGGGAGGACGTGGGCCGCTTCGGCGGGGTGTTCCGCGCCACCGCCGGCCTGCAGCAGGAGTTCGGGGAGGGGCGGGTCATCGACACGCCGCTGGCCGAGGGCGGCATCATCGGCGCGGCGGTGGGCATGGCGCTCTACGGCCTCCGGCCGGTCCCGGAGATCCAGTTCGCCGACTTCATCTACCCGGCCTTCGACCAGATCGTGAACGAGGTGGCCAAGTACCGCTACCGCTCCGGCGGGCAGTACCCGTGCCCCATCACCATCCGCACCCCCTACGGCGGGGGCATCAAGGGCGGCCACTACCACTCGCAGTCACCCGAGGCGCTCTTCATCCAGGTGCCCGGCCTCAAGGTGGTCTGCCCGGCCACCCCCCGCGACGCCAAGGGGCTGCTGACCGCCGCCATCCGCGACCCGGATCCGGTGCTCTTCCTGGAGCCGAAGCGGGTCTACCGGGCCGCCAAGGGCGAGGTGCCGGAGGGCGAGCTGGTGCTGCCGCTGGGGCAGGCGGCGGTGACCCGGCCGGGCGGCCAGGTGACGCTGATCGCCTGGGGCGCCATGTGGCACGAGGCCGACCAGGCGGCCCGCGAGGCCGAGGCCGAGGGGATCGACTGCGAGGTGCTGGACCTGCGCTCGCTGCAGCCGCTCGACCTCGAGGCCATCGTGGCCTCGGTGCGGAAGACCGGGAGGGCGGTGGTGGTGCACGAGGCGCCGCTCACCTGCGGCTTCGGGGCCGAGCTGTCGGCGCTCATCCAGGAGCGCTGCTTCCTCTCGCTGGAGGCCCCGGTGGCGCGGGTGACCGGCTGGGACACGCCCTTCCCCTACACCCTCGAGAACGAGTACCTGCCGCGCGCGCCGCGCATCCTCAAGGCGCTGCGCGAGACCGTGGCGTACTGA
- a CDS encoding thiamine pyrophosphate-dependent dehydrogenase E1 component subunit alpha, with product MSDPRPTSPRAPPAEPQARRRHDGTAREWAPGRFLAEFPLYAVVDEEGRLADEAELTLADPALLALYRWMVLERLLDERMITLQRQGRIGFYVGSIGEEATVFGTAAAMAPQDWIFPSYREHGAAFLRGLPLATFMCGLFGNAGDAVKGRQMPCHESWAPGHFVSISSPIATQVPQAVGAAWAARIQGHDMVPLCFFGDGSTSANDFHTGLNFAAVQRLPVVFACRNNGWAISVPREAQTASETIAQKAIGYGMRGERVDGNDLLAVYNATRRARARAAAGEGPTLLECVTYRMEGHSTSDDPRAYRPASVVEPWKQRDPLLRIRRLLGRRGVLDEAGDLALRDELRRQLLAALLEAEAQPAKPPVASLFEDVYAAPLRQQREQLAELTAALAADPRLANPRHSEG from the coding sequence GTGAGCGATCCCAGGCCCACCTCGCCACGCGCCCCGCCGGCCGAGCCGCAGGCCCGGCGCCGCCACGACGGCACCGCCCGCGAGTGGGCCCCCGGCCGGTTCCTGGCGGAGTTCCCGCTCTACGCCGTGGTGGACGAGGAGGGGCGCCTCGCCGACGAGGCCGAGCTGACGCTGGCCGACCCGGCGCTGCTGGCGCTCTACCGCTGGATGGTGCTGGAGCGGCTGCTCGACGAGCGGATGATCACCCTGCAGCGGCAGGGGCGCATCGGCTTCTACGTCGGCTCCATCGGCGAGGAGGCCACCGTCTTCGGGACCGCCGCCGCCATGGCGCCGCAGGACTGGATCTTCCCCTCCTACCGCGAGCACGGCGCCGCCTTCCTGCGCGGCCTGCCGCTGGCCACCTTCATGTGCGGCCTCTTCGGCAACGCCGGCGACGCGGTCAAGGGGCGGCAGATGCCCTGCCACGAGAGCTGGGCGCCCGGCCACTTCGTCTCCATCAGCTCGCCCATCGCCACCCAGGTGCCGCAGGCGGTGGGGGCGGCCTGGGCGGCCCGCATCCAGGGGCACGACATGGTGCCGCTCTGCTTCTTCGGCGACGGCTCCACCAGCGCCAACGACTTCCACACCGGGCTGAACTTCGCCGCGGTGCAGCGGCTGCCGGTGGTCTTCGCCTGCCGCAACAACGGCTGGGCCATCAGCGTGCCGCGCGAGGCCCAGACCGCCTCCGAGACCATCGCCCAGAAGGCCATCGGCTACGGCATGCGCGGCGAGCGGGTGGACGGCAACGACCTGCTGGCGGTCTACAACGCCACCCGGCGGGCCCGGGCGCGCGCCGCCGCCGGCGAGGGGCCCACCCTGCTGGAGTGCGTCACCTACCGGATGGAGGGGCACTCCACCTCCGACGACCCGCGGGCCTACCGGCCGGCCAGCGTGGTGGAGCCCTGGAAGCAGCGCGACCCGCTGCTGCGCATCCGGCGGCTGCTGGGGCGCCGCGGGGTGCTCGACGAGGCCGGCGACCTGGCGCTGCGCGACGAGCTGCGCCGGCAGCTCCTGGCGGCGCTGCTGGAGGCCGAGGCCCAGCCGGCCAAGCCGCCGGTGGCGAGCCTCTTCGAGGACGTCTACGCCGCGCCGCTGCGGCAGCAGCGCGAGCAGCTGGCCGAGCTCACGGCCGCCCTGGCCGCCGACCCCCGCCTCGCCAACCCGCGCCACTCGGAAGGCTGA
- the lipA gene encoding lipoyl synthase, producing MSDPAPPRLPVLGVEPVPPSHRELAAALRGGGVAIGARKPGWLRVPLAGGERYQRVRDTLRRLGLHTVCAEAHCPNVGECWSGGTATVMLMGDTCTRGCRFCQVKTSAAPPPLDPDEPRHLAEAVGALGLDYLVVTSVDRDDLPDGGAGHFAEAIRLLKAIDGLLVEVLTPDFRGDPAAVAAVGRAGPDVFANNLETVRRLTPVVRDARAGYDQTLEVLARMKREFPRVVTKSSLMVGLGETPDEVEQAMRDLRAHGVEILTFGQYLRPSAWHLPVAEWITPERFEALRRRGLELGFRYVASGPLVRSSYRAAELFLRGELASRAAP from the coding sequence ATGTCCGACCCCGCGCCGCCGCGCCTCCCCGTGCTGGGCGTGGAGCCCGTCCCCCCCTCCCACCGGGAGCTGGCGGCCGCGCTCCGGGGCGGCGGCGTGGCGATCGGCGCCCGGAAGCCGGGCTGGCTGCGGGTGCCGCTGGCGGGAGGGGAGCGCTACCAGCGGGTGCGGGACACGCTGCGGCGGCTCGGGCTCCACACCGTGTGCGCCGAGGCGCACTGCCCCAACGTGGGGGAGTGCTGGAGCGGCGGCACCGCCACCGTGATGCTGATGGGCGACACCTGCACCCGCGGCTGCCGCTTCTGCCAGGTCAAGACGTCCGCCGCCCCGCCGCCCCTCGATCCCGACGAGCCGCGCCACCTGGCCGAGGCGGTGGGGGCGCTGGGGCTCGACTACCTGGTGGTCACCAGCGTGGACCGCGACGACCTGCCGGACGGCGGGGCGGGCCACTTCGCCGAGGCCATCCGCCTCCTCAAGGCCATCGACGGCCTGCTGGTGGAGGTGCTCACCCCGGACTTCCGCGGCGACCCGGCCGCGGTGGCCGCGGTGGGCCGGGCCGGGCCGGACGTCTTCGCCAACAACCTGGAGACGGTGCGGCGCCTCACCCCGGTGGTGCGCGACGCCCGGGCCGGCTACGACCAGACCCTCGAGGTGCTGGCGCGCATGAAGCGCGAGTTCCCCCGGGTGGTCACCAAGTCGTCGCTCATGGTGGGGCTGGGCGAGACCCCGGACGAGGTGGAGCAGGCCATGCGGGACCTCAGGGCCCACGGCGTGGAGATCCTCACCTTCGGGCAGTACCTGCGCCCCAGCGCCTGGCACCTGCCGGTGGCCGAGTGGATCACCCCAGAGCGGTTCGAGGCCCTGCGCCGGCGCGGCCTCGAGCTGGGGTTCCGCTACGTGGCGAGCGGCCCGCTGGTCCGCTCCTCCTACCGTGCGGCCGAGCTCTTCCTGCGCGGCGAGCTGGCCAGCCGGGCCGCGCCGTGA
- a CDS encoding response regulator: MPDIGADPRHEATRILVVDDDDAVRDVIGVLLKEEGYHPTLVDGAEAGLAAARKEDFPLVISDMKMPGKGGDWLLEQLRESRPDTAVIMLTAYGDTEAAVECLRKGATDYLLKPPKVTDLIRSIERALAKRRLELARQRYRRSLEKRVRDRTAELQQALRDLEDTYGTTLWALVAALDAREHEVSNHSQRVVRYTLAIARRMGLAEAELPDIGRGALLHDIGKIGIPDGILLKPAKLTDEEWQEMRRHPQIGFEILKAIPFLGLPADIVLSHQERFDGKGYPRGLAGEAIPLGARIFAIADTFDAMTSDRPYRKKTTVDAARAEVARCAATQFDPRCAEAFLAIPVAELEDLARPTSVQPI; this comes from the coding sequence ATGCCAGACATCGGCGCCGATCCCAGACACGAAGCCACCCGCATCCTGGTGGTCGACGACGACGACGCGGTGCGCGACGTCATCGGGGTCCTCCTCAAGGAAGAGGGCTACCACCCCACCCTGGTGGACGGCGCCGAGGCCGGCCTGGCGGCGGCCCGCAAGGAGGACTTCCCGCTGGTCATCAGCGACATGAAGATGCCGGGCAAGGGCGGGGACTGGCTGCTGGAGCAGCTGCGCGAGTCGCGCCCCGACACCGCGGTCATCATGCTGACCGCCTACGGCGACACCGAGGCGGCCGTCGAGTGCCTGCGCAAGGGCGCCACCGACTACCTGCTCAAGCCGCCCAAGGTGACCGACCTCATCCGCTCCATCGAGCGGGCGCTGGCCAAGCGCCGGCTCGAGCTGGCGCGCCAGCGCTACCGGCGCAGCCTGGAGAAGCGGGTGCGCGACCGCACCGCCGAGCTGCAGCAGGCGCTGCGCGACCTGGAGGACACCTACGGCACCACCCTGTGGGCCCTGGTGGCGGCGCTCGACGCCCGCGAGCACGAGGTCTCCAACCACTCGCAGCGGGTGGTCCGCTACACCCTGGCCATCGCCCGGCGCATGGGCCTCGCGGAGGCCGAGCTGCCGGACATCGGGCGCGGCGCGCTGCTGCACGACATCGGCAAGATCGGCATCCCCGACGGCATCCTGCTCAAGCCCGCCAAGCTGACCGACGAGGAGTGGCAGGAGATGCGGCGCCACCCCCAGATCGGCTTCGAGATCCTCAAGGCCATCCCGTTCCTGGGGCTGCCGGCCGACATCGTGCTGTCGCACCAGGAGCGCTTCGACGGCAAGGGCTACCCGCGCGGCCTGGCCGGCGAGGCCATCCCGCTGGGGGCCCGCATCTTCGCCATCGCCGACACCTTCGACGCCATGACCAGCGACCGGCCCTACCGCAAGAAGACCACCGTCGACGCGGCCCGCGCCGAGGTGGCGCGCTGCGCCGCCACCCAGTTCGACCCCCGCTGCGCCGAGGCCTTCCTGGCCATCCCGGTGGCGGAGCTGGAGGACCTGGCCAGGCCCACCAGCGTGCAGCCCATCTAG
- the moaA gene encoding GTP 3',8-cyclase MoaA, whose translation MTRGVPTTPPPLAGHPLADAQGRAITYLRLSLTDRCNFRCSYCAPMGLEHHEDPLSLAEVGRLVSIFARLGVRRVRLTGGEPTLRRDLLEIVAAVGATPGIEEVALTTNGQALAELAAPLRAAGVTRVNVSLDTLDPDKLLRLSGRTASLERITRGIAAARAAGFASVKLNTVVVRGLNEDEVGALARYAWRAGATARFIELMPFGDGDPVPLAEVKARLEAQGVRLTPDATRGWGPAHHLRGDAVEDGRPVTGLVGFIGALTENFCDGCNRVRVAADGSLRACLGGRDQVALKPLLRQEPDDQAIAARIVAALAEKRERHQMGDGALLPMIGTGG comes from the coding sequence ATGACCCGCGGCGTGCCGACCACCCCGCCCCCGCTCGCCGGGCACCCGCTGGCCGACGCGCAGGGGCGCGCCATCACCTACCTGCGCCTGTCGCTGACCGACCGCTGCAACTTCCGCTGCAGCTACTGCGCGCCCATGGGCCTGGAGCACCACGAGGACCCGCTCAGCCTGGCCGAGGTGGGGCGCCTGGTCTCGATCTTCGCCCGGCTGGGGGTGCGCCGGGTGCGCCTCACCGGCGGCGAGCCGACCCTGCGGCGCGACCTGCTGGAGATCGTGGCGGCGGTGGGCGCCACCCCGGGCATCGAGGAGGTGGCCCTCACCACCAACGGGCAAGCGCTGGCCGAGCTGGCGGCGCCGCTCAGGGCCGCCGGGGTGACCCGGGTCAACGTCTCCCTCGACACCCTCGACCCCGACAAGCTGCTGCGCCTCTCCGGCCGGACCGCCTCGCTGGAGCGGATCACCCGCGGCATCGCCGCGGCGCGCGCCGCCGGCTTCGCCTCGGTGAAGCTCAACACCGTGGTGGTGCGTGGCCTCAACGAGGACGAGGTGGGGGCGCTGGCGCGCTACGCCTGGCGCGCCGGGGCCACGGCCCGCTTCATCGAGCTCATGCCCTTCGGTGACGGTGACCCGGTGCCGCTGGCCGAGGTGAAGGCGCGCCTCGAGGCCCAGGGGGTCCGGCTCACGCCCGACGCCACCCGCGGCTGGGGCCCGGCCCACCACCTGCGCGGCGACGCCGTGGAGGACGGCCGCCCGGTGACCGGGCTGGTGGGCTTCATCGGCGCCTTGACCGAGAACTTCTGCGACGGCTGCAACCGGGTGCGGGTGGCGGCCGACGGCTCGCTGCGCGCCTGCCTGGGCGGGCGCGACCAGGTGGCCCTGAAGCCGCTGCTGCGCCAGGAGCCGGACGACCAGGCCATCGCGGCGCGCATCGTGGCGGCGCTGGCGGAGAAGCGCGAGCGCCACCAGATGGGCGACGGGGCGCTGCTGCCGATGATCGGCACCGGCGGCTAG
- a CDS encoding cobalamin B12-binding domain-containing protein: MSTASRKLRILVAKPGLDGHDRGAKIIARALRDAGMEVIYTGLHQTPEMIVAAAIQEDVDAVGLSILSGAHMTIFPAVIELLRAQQAGDVKVFGGGIIPQDDVPLLEQKGVAAVFLPGSSTQTIIEWIRGNVPPRAAAA; this comes from the coding sequence ATGAGCACCGCCAGCCGAAAGCTCCGCATCCTGGTCGCCAAGCCCGGCCTCGACGGCCACGACCGCGGCGCCAAGATCATCGCCCGGGCGCTCCGCGACGCCGGCATGGAGGTCATCTACACCGGCCTCCACCAGACGCCCGAGATGATCGTGGCGGCGGCCATCCAGGAGGACGTGGACGCGGTGGGCCTCTCCATCCTCTCCGGCGCCCACATGACCATCTTCCCGGCGGTCATCGAGCTCCTGCGGGCCCAGCAGGCCGGCGACGTCAAGGTCTTCGGCGGCGGCATCATCCCGCAGGACGACGTGCCGCTGCTGGAGCAGAAGGGCGTGGCGGCGGTGTTCCTGCCGGGCTCGTCCACCCAGACCATCATCGAGTGGATCCGCGGCAACGTGCCGCCGCGCGCCGCCGCCGCCTAG
- a CDS encoding class I SAM-dependent methyltransferase, translating to MPGHWSDGYYGELYLATAPDLLTPRLSALEAEVMAGLLRLGPGDRVLDLGCGHGRHAWPLAGRAGLVVGLERSAAALRGARAGGRAPAVGLGAGTTAAHPGRWAEGPGPGGPPGFVRADLRALPLRPGSFDAVVSWYASLFMYDDAANLARLAEVGRLLRPGGRLLVQHANPLALAAAPHDEARRTLPDGGLVDEVCDYDPATGVDRCARRLRRPDGRVLEGAAELRYYSPDEWGPLATRAGLRLTSLTSTAPPPGGTLGPDAPDLIALLETP from the coding sequence ATGCCCGGGCACTGGAGCGACGGCTACTACGGTGAGCTCTACCTGGCGACCGCGCCGGACCTGCTCACGCCGCGCCTCTCGGCGCTGGAGGCGGAGGTGATGGCCGGGCTGCTCCGGCTGGGGCCGGGCGACCGGGTCCTCGACCTGGGCTGCGGCCACGGGCGGCACGCCTGGCCGCTGGCCGGGCGGGCCGGCCTGGTGGTCGGCCTGGAGCGGAGCGCGGCCGCGCTGCGGGGCGCCAGGGCAGGGGGGAGGGCGCCGGCCGTGGGCCTCGGCGCCGGCACGACGGCGGCTCACCCCGGTCGGTGGGCCGAGGGCCCGGGGCCTGGGGGGCCGCCCGGCTTCGTCCGCGCCGACCTGCGCGCCCTGCCGCTCCGGCCGGGCAGCTTCGACGCGGTGGTCAGCTGGTACGCCTCGCTCTTCATGTACGACGACGCGGCCAACCTGGCCCGGCTGGCCGAGGTGGGCCGGCTCCTCCGGCCAGGCGGCCGGCTGCTGGTGCAGCACGCCAACCCGCTGGCCCTGGCCGCCGCGCCGCACGACGAGGCCCGCCGCACGCTGCCCGACGGGGGGCTGGTGGACGAGGTGTGCGACTACGATCCGGCCACCGGGGTGGACCGGTGCGCCCGGCGGCTGCGCCGCCCCGACGGCCGCGTGCTGGAAGGTGCGGCCGAGTTGAGGTACTACAGTCCGGACGAGTGGGGGCCCCTGGCGACGCGCGCCGGGCTCCGCCTCACCTCGCTGACGAGCACCGCGCCGCCCCCGGGCGGCACCCTGGGCCCGGACGCGCCGGACCTCATCGCCCTCCTGGAGACGCCATGA
- a CDS encoding methylmalonyl-CoA mutase family protein has product MTTWSREELSKVLADRERWTAEELAQALQRLPRRRRDFTTDSGIPIPDVVDAATRGAPDEAADVGLPGRFPFTRGTQPTMYRGRLWTMRQFAGFGSPEDTNRRFKYLLAHGVNGLSTAFDMPALMGYDADHAMSRGEVGKEGVAVSSLRDFELLFDGIPLGDVTTSMTINATAPIALAMYVAVAEAAGTPRARLGGTLQNDMLKEYIAQKEWMIPPAPAVRINCDVIEFCAAEMPRWNPVSVSGYHIREAGATAVQELAFTLADGLQYVQDCVGRGMDVDAFAQRLSFFWDVHNDFFEEVAKFRAARRMWARLLRDRFQARKLESLLLRTHAQTAGVSLTAQQPINNVVRVALQAFAAVLGGTQSLHTNSMDETYALPTEAAVTIALRTQQIIAFESGADRVVDPLAGSHYVEWLTDEMERRALELIGKIDAMGGMLKAVENGFPQREIAESAFRWQLEVERGDRTVVGVNAFRVAADPPIATLKVDESVQHAQIERLQAVKAGRSAPAVAAALTGVERAAREGRNVMPPILAAVKTYATLGELSDVLRKVHGTYREDGRF; this is encoded by the coding sequence ATGACGACCTGGTCGCGCGAGGAGCTCTCGAAGGTGCTGGCGGACCGGGAGCGCTGGACCGCCGAGGAGCTGGCGCAGGCGCTGCAGCGGCTGCCGAGGCGGCGCCGGGACTTCACCACCGACTCGGGCATCCCCATCCCGGACGTGGTGGACGCCGCCACCCGCGGCGCCCCCGACGAGGCCGCCGACGTGGGGCTGCCGGGCCGCTTCCCCTTCACCCGCGGCACCCAGCCCACCATGTACCGCGGCCGGCTCTGGACCATGCGCCAGTTCGCCGGCTTCGGCTCGCCCGAGGACACCAACCGGCGCTTCAAGTACCTGCTGGCGCACGGCGTCAACGGGCTCTCCACCGCCTTCGACATGCCGGCGCTCATGGGCTACGACGCCGACCACGCCATGAGCCGCGGCGAGGTGGGCAAGGAGGGCGTGGCCGTCTCCTCGCTGCGCGACTTCGAGCTGCTCTTCGACGGCATCCCGCTCGGCGACGTCACCACCTCGATGACCATCAACGCCACCGCGCCCATCGCGCTGGCCATGTACGTGGCGGTGGCCGAGGCCGCCGGCACGCCGCGGGCCCGCCTGGGCGGCACCCTGCAGAACGACATGCTCAAGGAGTACATCGCGCAGAAGGAGTGGATGATCCCGCCGGCCCCGGCGGTCCGCATCAACTGCGACGTCATCGAGTTCTGCGCCGCCGAGATGCCGCGCTGGAACCCGGTGTCGGTGAGCGGGTACCACATCCGGGAGGCCGGGGCGACGGCGGTGCAGGAGCTGGCCTTCACCCTGGCCGACGGCCTGCAGTACGTGCAGGACTGCGTCGGGCGCGGCATGGACGTGGACGCCTTCGCGCAGCGGCTCAGCTTCTTCTGGGACGTGCACAACGACTTCTTCGAGGAGGTGGCCAAGTTCCGCGCCGCCCGCCGCATGTGGGCCCGCCTGCTGCGCGACCGCTTCCAGGCCAGGAAGCTGGAGTCGCTGCTGCTGCGCACCCACGCCCAGACGGCCGGCGTCTCGCTGACGGCGCAGCAGCCCATCAACAACGTGGTGCGGGTGGCGCTGCAGGCCTTCGCGGCGGTGCTGGGCGGCACCCAGTCCCTGCACACCAACTCGATGGACGAGACCTACGCGCTGCCCACCGAGGCGGCGGTGACCATCGCGCTGCGCACCCAGCAGATCATCGCCTTCGAGAGCGGCGCCGACCGGGTGGTGGACCCCCTGGCCGGCAGCCACTACGTGGAGTGGCTCACCGACGAGATGGAGCGGCGGGCCCTGGAGCTGATCGGGAAGATCGACGCCATGGGCGGCATGCTCAAGGCGGTGGAGAACGGCTTCCCGCAGCGCGAGATCGCCGAGAGCGCCTTCCGCTGGCAGCTGGAGGTGGAGCGGGGCGACCGGACGGTGGTGGGGGTCAACGCCTTCCGGGTGGCGGCCGATCCGCCCATCGCCACCCTCAAGGTGGACGAGTCGGTGCAGCACGCCCAGATCGAGCGGCTCCAGGCGGTCAAGGCGGGCCGCAGCGCCCCGGCGGTGGCGGCGGCGCTCACCGGCGTGGAGCGCGCCGCCCGCGAGGGGCGCAACGTCATGCCGCCCATCCTGGCGGCGGTGAAGACCTACGCCACGCTGGGCGAGCTCTCCGACGTGCTGCGAAAGGTGCACGGCACCTACCGGGAGGACGGGCGGTTCTAG
- a CDS encoding ABC transporter permease yields MFNQRAGVFNLGCEGIMAMGAFLGFLAPHLLAGAGYGAWANLAGLALAVGAGVLMGLLFGLVTVSFGAPQGIAGIGLQMLGWGLAGTIFRRFIGGVTGVEGIAAWPVPGLSRLPWVGEILFSLTPLAYLAFLMVPASWWLLYRTPWGLRVRAVGTHPRAADTMGISVVRVRYQALMLGGAMAGLGGAYLSLCQAKMFADDLVAGRGFIAVALVYFGRWTPWGILGGALLFSLAQALQLAIQVAGIQFPYEFAVMLPYVLVIVVLALARRSRMLGPAALGKPYDRERRV; encoded by the coding sequence ATGTTCAACCAGCGCGCCGGGGTCTTCAACCTGGGCTGCGAGGGCATCATGGCCATGGGGGCCTTCCTCGGCTTCCTGGCGCCGCACCTGCTGGCCGGCGCCGGGTACGGCGCCTGGGCCAACCTGGCGGGGCTGGCGCTGGCGGTGGGGGCGGGGGTGCTGATGGGCCTCCTCTTCGGGCTGGTCACGGTCTCCTTCGGCGCGCCGCAGGGCATCGCCGGCATCGGCCTGCAGATGCTGGGCTGGGGCCTGGCGGGCACCATCTTCCGGCGCTTCATCGGCGGGGTGACCGGGGTGGAGGGCATCGCCGCCTGGCCGGTGCCCGGGCTGTCGCGCCTGCCCTGGGTGGGCGAGATCCTCTTCAGCCTCACGCCGCTGGCCTACCTGGCCTTCCTCATGGTGCCGGCCTCCTGGTGGCTGCTCTACCGCACCCCCTGGGGCCTCAGGGTGCGGGCGGTGGGCACCCACCCGCGCGCCGCCGACACCATGGGCATCAGCGTGGTGCGGGTGCGCTACCAGGCGCTCATGCTGGGCGGCGCCATGGCCGGCCTGGGCGGCGCCTACCTCTCGCTCTGCCAGGCCAAGATGTTCGCCGACGACCTGGTGGCGGGGCGGGGCTTCATCGCCGTGGCGCTGGTCTACTTCGGCCGCTGGACGCCCTGGGGCATCCTGGGCGGGGCGCTGCTCTTCAGCCTGGCGCAGGCGCTCCAGCTCGCCATCCAGGTGGCCGGCATCCAGTTCCCCTACGAGTTCGCGGTCATGCTGCCCTACGTGCTGGTGATCGTGGTCCTGGCCCTGGCGCGCCGCTCCCGCATGCTCGGGCCGGCCGCGCTGGGCAAGCCCTACGACCGCGAGCGGCGGGTCTAG
- a CDS encoding ABC transporter permease: MTRRFRLLYAGGVTALAGAAAVGLAAAVLLSIGASPLASFTVILTGPLQDLFGASEVLVRAVPLILVGLGIAISFRSGILNIGAEGQMLVGILCSTAVALALPHWPKAALLPLSLLAGALGGAAWGGIAGVLRARLDVNEILSTVMLNYVAAQLYTFFLRGPMIDPEELMTGSGTPQSMRLVKAAWLDRLVPGTRVHAGLLLALALAGLVWVLLWRTTFGYRMRAAGAGRKAARYAGIQVERSLVSAMLFAGGFAGLAGAVEVAGVHHRAIEAITSGYGFSGIVVALFGGLHPAGIVPAAVFFGLLLVGADMTQRSAGVPANMILVLQGVIILAIVSAKQFLDNPYAMERAARLLRRLGLRGAPPPADAAGEP; the protein is encoded by the coding sequence GTGACGCGCCGGTTCCGGCTGCTCTACGCGGGCGGCGTGACGGCCCTGGCCGGCGCGGCCGCGGTCGGCCTGGCGGCGGCGGTGCTGCTCTCCATCGGCGCCAGCCCGCTGGCCTCCTTCACCGTCATCCTGACCGGGCCGCTGCAGGACCTCTTCGGCGCCTCGGAGGTGCTGGTCCGGGCCGTCCCGCTGATCCTGGTCGGCCTGGGCATCGCCATCTCCTTCCGGAGCGGCATCCTCAACATCGGCGCCGAGGGGCAGATGCTGGTCGGCATCCTCTGCTCCACGGCGGTGGCGCTGGCGCTGCCGCACTGGCCCAAGGCCGCGCTGCTGCCGCTCTCGCTGCTGGCCGGCGCCCTGGGCGGGGCCGCCTGGGGCGGCATCGCCGGGGTGCTGCGGGCCCGGCTGGACGTCAACGAGATCCTGAGCACGGTGATGCTCAACTACGTGGCGGCGCAGCTCTACACCTTCTTCCTGCGCGGGCCGATGATCGACCCCGAGGAGCTGATGACCGGCTCGGGCACGCCGCAGTCGATGCGGCTGGTCAAGGCCGCCTGGCTGGACCGGCTGGTGCCCGGCACCCGGGTCCACGCCGGGCTGCTGCTGGCGCTGGCGCTGGCGGGGCTGGTCTGGGTGCTGCTGTGGCGCACCACCTTCGGCTACCGGATGCGCGCCGCCGGGGCGGGCCGCAAGGCCGCCCGCTACGCCGGCATCCAGGTGGAGCGCTCCCTGGTGTCGGCCATGCTCTTCGCCGGCGGCTTCGCGGGCCTGGCCGGCGCGGTCGAGGTGGCCGGCGTGCACCACCGGGCCATCGAGGCCATCACCTCCGGCTACGGCTTCTCCGGCATCGTGGTGGCGCTCTTCGGCGGCCTGCACCCGGCCGGCATCGTGCCGGCGGCGGTCTTCTTCGGGCTCCTGCTGGTGGGGGCCGACATGACGCAGCGCTCGGCCGGCGTGCCGGCCAACATGATCCTGGTCCTGCAGGGGGTCATCATCCTGGCCATCGTCTCGGCCAAGCAGTTCCTCGACAACCCCTACGCCATGGAGCGGGCGGCCCGGCTGCTCAGGCGGCTCGGGCTGCGCGGCGCGCCGCCGCCGGCCGACGCGGCGGGTGAGCCGTGA